In Mucilaginibacter celer, one DNA window encodes the following:
- a CDS encoding PAS domain-containing sensor histidine kinase, translated as MPENQHLILPDGIFKIIFENSPGSLLVQADAPRFTIIAASDGYLSTTSTNRQQIVGKGFFEVFPDDAENPDDVTTARKIFTKVAQTGQKIDVPCYRYDVYNAESKTYEKRFWSCSNIPFTCNDKVTYILNTVVDITAEVNARQEAIESEHRLRLAAEATGFATFDWNLNEEKRYCSPQIAELFGHPPATVLTSTDIFNMVHPDDRPVVIDAFNEAANTGVFGYELRVIWPDGSLHWVCIKGKQIADGPRNCTRVLGTILDITESKRDEIRKNDFIAMASHELKTPLTSIKSYIQILAKKLADSNDSFVSNALAKANIQVNKMTDLIHGFLDLSKLESGKLQFKPELFDINQLITEIITEFNQTSSNHNLTFTPQGNLSVNADREKIGQVITNLLSNAIKYSNKGTSVDIKTRLTDSGAKVSITDRGIGIKPRDQKKLFQRFYRVENEKIRNVSGFGIGLYLAAEIIQCHKGKIGVESVEGEGSTFYFTLPA; from the coding sequence ATGCCCGAAAACCAACATTTGATATTACCCGATGGAATTTTCAAAATCATATTTGAAAATTCGCCCGGCTCATTGTTGGTTCAGGCCGATGCCCCGCGGTTTACCATCATAGCGGCAAGTGACGGCTACCTCAGCACAACATCAACAAACAGGCAACAGATAGTTGGAAAAGGATTTTTTGAAGTTTTCCCGGATGATGCCGAAAATCCTGACGATGTTACCACCGCGCGCAAAATATTTACCAAGGTGGCCCAAACCGGGCAAAAAATTGATGTACCCTGTTATCGCTATGATGTGTACAATGCCGAAAGTAAAACTTACGAAAAACGTTTCTGGTCGTGCAGTAATATTCCTTTTACCTGTAATGATAAGGTTACTTACATCTTAAACACGGTTGTAGATATCACCGCCGAGGTAAATGCCAGGCAGGAAGCCATCGAAAGTGAACACCGGCTTCGTTTGGCCGCCGAAGCAACCGGCTTTGCTACATTTGATTGGAATTTGAATGAAGAAAAGCGTTACTGCTCGCCACAAATTGCAGAATTGTTTGGACACCCGCCTGCTACGGTATTAACATCGACCGATATATTCAATATGGTTCATCCCGATGATAGACCGGTGGTGATTGATGCTTTTAACGAGGCCGCTAATACCGGCGTTTTTGGGTACGAGTTAAGGGTGATCTGGCCCGATGGCTCCCTGCATTGGGTGTGCATTAAGGGCAAACAAATAGCCGATGGGCCGCGCAATTGTACTCGCGTGCTGGGTACGATACTTGATATTACCGAAAGCAAGCGCGACGAGATCAGGAAAAATGATTTTATTGCCATGGCCAGCCATGAGCTTAAAACACCGCTTACTTCAATAAAATCGTACATCCAGATCCTGGCTAAAAAGCTTGCCGACAGTAACGATAGTTTTGTAAGCAATGCCTTAGCCAAAGCCAATATCCAGGTAAACAAAATGACCGATCTGATTCATGGTTTTCTCGACCTGTCAAAACTTGAATCAGGTAAACTACAGTTTAAGCCCGAGTTGTTTGATATTAACCAACTGATAACAGAAATAATTACCGAATTTAACCAAACCTCAAGCAACCATAACCTAACTTTTACGCCCCAGGGCAATTTGAGTGTAAATGCCGACAGGGAAAAAATAGGCCAGGTAATCACAAACCTGTTAAGCAATGCCATCAAATATTCAAACAAAGGCACCAGCGTTGATATTAAAACGAGGCTTACAGATTCGGGCGCAAAAGTTTCGATAACCGACCGGGGTATTGGCATTAAACCAAGGGATCAGAAAAAGCTTTTTCAGCGTTTTTACCGTGTAGAGAACGAGAAAATCCGTAACGTATCCGGGTTTGGCATTGGCCTTTACCTTGCCGCCGAAATTATTCAATGCCATAAAGGCAAAATAGGCGTTGAAAGTGTTGAAGGCGAAGGATCAACTTTTTATTTTACGCTTCCGGCTTAA
- a CDS encoding HAD family hydrolase — MQKPDSLIFDMDGTLWDAVDTYAESWNLIFQKHDIKRIIRRDDLLHVIGLDGKRLAKVMLPEFDEEPGMEIYYEVNQVRREILPTSGGVMYKGVTEGIKQLSTKYKIFVLSNCAVGIIPLFLNWAGITDVVTDTMAYGTNQMPKNYNMHLLMDKHNLQSPIYIGDTNGDAEQTRLAGLPFIFVSYGFGNTDDYDQKFDDFESLTQYYMSL; from the coding sequence ATGCAGAAACCCGATAGCCTCATTTTTGATATGGACGGAACCCTTTGGGATGCCGTTGATACCTACGCCGAATCATGGAATTTGATTTTTCAAAAGCATGATATAAAGCGGATTATCAGGCGCGACGATCTTTTACACGTTATTGGTTTGGATGGTAAACGGCTTGCCAAAGTAATGCTACCCGAATTTGACGAGGAACCGGGGATGGAAATTTATTATGAAGTAAACCAGGTACGGCGCGAAATTTTGCCCACCAGCGGCGGAGTTATGTACAAAGGCGTAACAGAAGGGATCAAACAACTATCCACCAAATACAAAATTTTTGTGCTGAGCAACTGCGCTGTAGGTATTATACCTTTGTTTTTAAATTGGGCCGGTATAACCGATGTTGTTACCGATACTATGGCCTATGGCACCAACCAGATGCCTAAAAATTATAATATGCATTTATTAATGGATAAGCATAACCTGCAAAGCCCCATATATATTGGCGATACCAATGGTGACGCTGAGCAGACACGCCTGGCCGGCTTACCCTTTATATTTGTAAGCTACGGCTTTGGTAATACCGATGATTATGATCAAAAATTTGATGATTTTGAATCGCTTACCCAATATTATATGAGTTTGTAA
- a CDS encoding DUF6438 domain-containing protein, with protein sequence MKHRLLFLFVFILFGGPVFAQHSTVESEKWISEDLGHLYFNGGKVYFNFDGFDKHKNGYKIERDTLKIIDTYSSSADDFKQQHVDVSKFIINYFDGKKLVIKAVNENAVKLAGRTPQEFKNYKASFDNSIKFSKLRFLSSTCYGECPQLAINIWADGTYRLKGGEFADPYKGDYAGKLTAAQLDSLNYLLKRSELKKMYNWKQGNQVVDAPNYYFDIDFVNSKDKLTITTDEPPLNITELVAFLIQSYKKVKLVPFKEAGN encoded by the coding sequence ATGAAACATCGTCTGCTTTTTCTGTTCGTTTTTATTTTGTTTGGCGGCCCTGTGTTTGCACAACACTCAACAGTCGAATCGGAAAAGTGGATTTCTGAAGATCTTGGTCACCTGTACTTTAACGGCGGAAAGGTGTATTTTAATTTCGATGGCTTTGATAAACATAAAAACGGTTATAAAATTGAGCGCGATACGCTTAAAATAATTGATACTTATAGCAGCAGTGCCGATGATTTTAAGCAACAACATGTTGATGTATCTAAGTTTATTATCAATTATTTTGATGGAAAAAAATTGGTGATAAAGGCAGTGAATGAAAATGCGGTTAAACTGGCGGGCCGTACACCACAGGAGTTTAAGAATTATAAAGCCAGCTTTGATAACAGTATCAAATTTTCAAAACTGCGTTTCTTATCTTCAACCTGTTACGGCGAATGCCCTCAGCTTGCTATAAACATTTGGGCCGATGGTACCTACCGTTTAAAAGGCGGCGAATTTGCAGATCCGTATAAAGGCGATTATGCAGGCAAACTTACTGCCGCCCAACTGGATAGTCTCAACTACCTGTTAAAGCGAAGCGAACTGAAAAAAATGTATAACTGGAAGCAAGGCAACCAGGTGGTGGATGCACCAAACTACTACTTTGATATTGATTTTGTAAACAGCAAGGATAAACTAACGATCACCACCGACGAACCACCTCTGAATATAACCGAACTGGTTGCGTTTTTAATCCAATCGTACAAAAAGGTGAAGCTTGTTCCTTTTAAGGAAGCGGGCAATTAA